A single Triticum dicoccoides isolate Atlit2015 ecotype Zavitan chromosome 2A, WEW_v2.0, whole genome shotgun sequence DNA region contains:
- the LOC119352928 gene encoding uncharacterized protein LOC119352928 isoform X2 gives MEASLLLRTARRRELASPLGTSTYAANVCSRWGGFARTFSAKPTGNEVTGTDSGTTKSCGVMEGKVGQTDYTDEMWTKDREEIKRMKAEYEEHMRTCRKQMDAFFELERLAEHLGTRRTWRRRSRRRWGRLPQKPPPSSVSHRRC, from the exons ATGGAGGCCTCGCTGCTCCTCCGCACCGCGCGCCGCCGGGAGCTCGCCTCTCCTCTCGGGACC TCAACATATGCTGCGAATGTGTGCTCCAGATGGGGTGGTTTTGCAAGAACTTTCAG TGCAAAGCCAACTGGGAATGAGGTCACTGGAACTGATTCCGGAACAACTAAGTCGTGTGGGGTTATGGAGGGAAAG GTGGGGCAGACAGATTACACCGATGAAATGTGGACCAAAGACCGGGAGGAGATAAAACGCATGAAGGCAGAGTACGAGGAGCACATGAGGACTTGCCGCAAGCAGATGGATGCGTTTTTTGAACTTGAGAG ACTTGCAGAGCACTTGGGCACGAGGAGGACCTGGAGGAGGAGGAGCCGTCGTCGTTGGGGTCGACTTCCGCagaagccgccgccgtcgtcggtgAGTCACCGAAGATGTTGA
- the LOC119352928 gene encoding uncharacterized protein LOC119352928 isoform X1, which translates to MEASLLLRTARRRELASPLGTSTYAANVCSRWGGFARTFSAKPTGNEVTGTDSGTTKSCGVMEGKVGQTDYTDEMWTKDREEIKRMKAEYEEHMRTCRKQMDAFFELERRDDKKLARLKKKLDRVERRCNVLTLISIPVIVVGILHML; encoded by the exons ATGGAGGCCTCGCTGCTCCTCCGCACCGCGCGCCGCCGGGAGCTCGCCTCTCCTCTCGGGACC TCAACATATGCTGCGAATGTGTGCTCCAGATGGGGTGGTTTTGCAAGAACTTTCAG TGCAAAGCCAACTGGGAATGAGGTCACTGGAACTGATTCCGGAACAACTAAGTCGTGTGGGGTTATGGAGGGAAAG GTGGGGCAGACAGATTACACCGATGAAATGTGGACCAAAGACCGGGAGGAGATAAAACGCATGAAGGCAGAGTACGAGGAGCACATGAGGACTTGCCGCAAGCAGATGGATGCGTTTTTTGAACTTGAGAG GCGCGATGATAAGAAACTGGCAAGGCTCAAGAAGAAGCTGGACAGGGTCGAGCGCAGATGCAATGTCCTCACCTTGATTTCCATCCCTGTGATAGTTGTGGGGATCCTTCATATGCTGTAG